From Paenibacillus sp. V4I7, one genomic window encodes:
- a CDS encoding purine-nucleoside phosphorylase codes for MSDTSMIQKIQEAAAFISKETNIKPKIGLILGSGLGVLADLIEQPIVVDYSRIPHFPVSTVEGHAGELVVGTIQGKQVLVMKGRFHAYEGYGAETVSFPVRVMKELGVDTLIVTNAAGGINESYQVGDLMVISDHLNLTYRNPLIGPNDSALGVRFPDMSEAYSKRLRKLAHEVAASQNFHLQEGVYVGLLGPNYETPAEIRMLRTLGGDSVGMSTVPEVIVARHAGIEVLGFSCISNMASGILDQPLSHAEVMETTEKVKPKFLKLVLGIIEAL; via the coding sequence ATGTCCGATACGTCCATGATTCAAAAGATTCAAGAAGCAGCAGCATTTATTAGCAAGGAAACGAATATTAAACCCAAAATTGGACTGATTCTAGGTTCAGGTCTAGGCGTTCTTGCTGATCTTATTGAGCAACCTATCGTTGTAGACTACTCGAGAATCCCACATTTCCCTGTATCTACCGTGGAAGGGCATGCCGGAGAACTAGTCGTTGGTACTATCCAAGGCAAGCAAGTACTGGTAATGAAAGGCCGCTTTCATGCTTACGAAGGCTATGGCGCGGAGACGGTTTCTTTTCCAGTAAGAGTCATGAAAGAACTAGGTGTAGATACGTTGATAGTGACGAATGCAGCTGGTGGAATTAATGAATCCTATCAAGTTGGCGATCTTATGGTCATAAGTGATCATCTGAATTTGACATACCGCAATCCGCTTATCGGTCCGAATGATTCTGCTTTAGGTGTTCGCTTTCCGGATATGTCGGAAGCTTACAGCAAACGTCTACGTAAATTAGCGCACGAAGTGGCGGCTTCACAGAACTTCCACTTACAAGAAGGCGTCTATGTGGGACTCCTTGGTCCTAACTATGAAACGCCTGCAGAGATTCGCATGCTCCGCACACTGGGTGGCGATTCCGTTGGTATGTCGACGGTACCTGAAGTGATTGTAGCACGTCATGCAGGAATCGAAGTGCTTGGTTTCTCCTGTATTTCGAATATGGCATCAGGTATATTGGACCAGCCACTCTCCCATGCAGAAGTCATGGAAACGACGGAGAAAGTAAAGCCTAAGTTTTTGAAATTAGTCCTAGGCATTATTGAAGCACTTTAA
- a CDS encoding purine-nucleoside phosphorylase, with protein sequence MELTYIEKIKEAASFIEQRLGSVKPVIGLVLGSGLGDMANQVEQPIAIDYSEVPHFPVSTVEGHEGRFVVGTLEGKQVIVMQGRFHYYEGYDMKKVVFPVYVMKAIGVQTVVMTNAAGGMNRDFKAGDLMVISDHLNMTGDNPLIGPNHSDLGVRFPDMSEAYNREYRKLAHELAQTVVGEDGVPLKLQEGVYAGITGPTYCTPAELTMLARIGGDAIGMSTVGEVIAARHAGLKVLGISCITDMAIGEELEPLTHEQVVAVANRTKPKFIALVKAFVREVCLG encoded by the coding sequence ATGGAACTGACTTACATAGAGAAAATCAAAGAAGCAGCAAGTTTTATTGAGCAGCGTTTAGGCAGTGTTAAGCCTGTTATCGGATTAGTTTTGGGATCAGGCTTAGGAGATATGGCAAATCAGGTTGAGCAGCCCATAGCCATCGATTACAGCGAGGTTCCTCACTTTCCCGTTTCAACCGTTGAAGGTCATGAAGGTCGCTTTGTTGTAGGTACACTAGAAGGTAAGCAAGTCATCGTTATGCAGGGACGTTTTCATTATTACGAAGGCTACGATATGAAAAAGGTTGTATTTCCTGTTTATGTCATGAAAGCGATTGGCGTTCAGACGGTTGTAATGACGAACGCGGCAGGCGGCATGAATCGAGATTTCAAAGCCGGAGATCTTATGGTCATTAGCGACCATTTGAATATGACAGGAGATAACCCGCTTATCGGACCTAACCATTCTGATCTCGGTGTTCGTTTCCCAGACATGTCGGAAGCTTACAACCGCGAATACCGTAAGCTGGCTCATGAATTGGCACAAACAGTCGTTGGAGAAGATGGCGTGCCGCTGAAGCTGCAGGAAGGGGTCTATGCGGGGATTACAGGACCAACCTACTGTACTCCAGCTGAACTTACGATGTTAGCTCGTATCGGTGGCGACGCGATTGGCATGTCCACGGTGGGAGAAGTTATTGCAGCACGTCATGCAGGTCTTAAGGTTTTAGGGATTTCTTGTATTACTGATATGGCGATAGGTGAAGAACTGGAACCATTGACGCATGAGCAGGTTGTGGCTGTAGCCAATAGGACGAAACCGAAGTTCATTGCACTTGTTAAGGCCTTTGTTCGTGAGGTCTGCCTGGGATAA